From Sphingomonas hengshuiensis, one genomic window encodes:
- the xth gene encoding exodeoxyribonuclease III, translating into MKIVSYNVNGIKARMERLLEYLDEQKPDIVCLQELKGADETLPTGPIEDAGYGAVWHGQKGFNGVAVLARGAQPVERQRGLAGDPEDAHSRYIETEIGDLIVASIYLPNGNPQPGPKFDYKLKWMDRLAERARALLAEERPVVLAGDFNVIPNDDDTFSVRAMAEDALMQPESRQRYRALLAQGWTDSLRTRFPGGGLWTFWDYQAGAWQRDAGFRIDHLLLSPQAADRLTGAGVDKAYRGREKASDHAPTWVSLRA; encoded by the coding sequence TTGAAGATCGTCAGCTACAATGTGAACGGGATCAAGGCGCGCATGGAGCGCCTGCTGGAGTATCTCGACGAGCAGAAGCCCGACATCGTCTGCCTCCAGGAACTGAAGGGCGCCGACGAGACGCTGCCCACCGGCCCCATCGAGGATGCCGGCTATGGCGCGGTATGGCATGGGCAGAAGGGGTTCAACGGCGTCGCCGTGCTCGCGCGCGGCGCGCAGCCGGTCGAGCGGCAACGCGGGCTGGCGGGCGATCCCGAGGATGCGCATAGCCGCTATATCGAGACCGAGATCGGCGACCTGATCGTCGCATCGATCTATCTGCCCAACGGCAATCCGCAGCCGGGGCCGAAGTTCGACTATAAGCTCAAATGGATGGACCGGCTGGCGGAGCGCGCGCGGGCGTTGCTGGCCGAGGAGCGCCCGGTGGTGCTCGCCGGCGATTTCAATGTCATCCCGAACGACGACGATACCTTCTCGGTCCGTGCGATGGCCGAGGATGCGCTGATGCAGCCCGAATCGCGCCAGCGCTATCGCGCGCTGCTCGCCCAGGGCTGGACCGATTCGCTGCGCACCCGGTTTCCCGGCGGCGGGCTGTGGACCTTCTGGGACTATCAGGCGGGCGCGTGGCAGCGCGATGCCGGGTTTCGCATCGACCATCTGCTGCTCAGCCCGCAGGCCGCCGACCGGCTGACCGGCGCGGGCGTCGACAAGGCGTATCGCGGCCGCGAAAAGGCCAGCGATCACGCCCCGACCTGGGTCAGCCTGCGCGCCTGA
- the erpA gene encoding iron-sulfur cluster insertion protein ErpA, whose translation MTTLAQPDIALTPAAAARVAAIAAKQGRPAILRLSVEGGGCSGFQYKFALSDGVESDDSVAEVEGVRLVVDSVSLDLVRGAQVDFVDTLGGAHFAVGNPNAASGCGCGTSFSV comes from the coding sequence ATGACGACACTCGCCCAGCCCGACATAGCGCTCACTCCCGCCGCCGCGGCGCGCGTCGCCGCGATCGCGGCCAAGCAGGGGCGCCCCGCGATCCTGCGGCTTTCGGTCGAAGGCGGCGGCTGTTCGGGGTTCCAGTATAAGTTCGCGCTGTCCGACGGCGTCGAGAGCGATGACAGCGTCGCCGAAGTCGAGGGCGTCCGGCTGGTGGTCGATTCGGTCAGCCTCGACCTGGTCCGCGGCGCGCAGGTCGATTTCGTCGATACGCTGGGCGGCGCGCATTTCGCAGTCGGCAATCCCAATGCCGCGTCGGGCTGCGGCTGCGGCACCAGCTTCTCGGTCTGA
- a CDS encoding M23 family metallopeptidase, which produces MANASNTNDNANLTERFRSFFTTRDFIFHDGRDLRRFSIAGRTQAFLAGVATITVAFSGYGVAQAMVGAIQISGVTDMPTSPEAQVSRMRAQFEAMRADIAAAKEAAKLQAARVEQRQALISAVLSGKGDRNAITSEVPAAAPRTSAVADEVLAPLRQVEARQVALAGKARAAGEARYAQTAVHLRRLGLAPERFAMVQGGMGGPYEPVDSDDATDSASAESADAQFRALFQTWKKLDMLEQTVISVPSMQPVDKVVFTSSFGVRSDPFRGTAAMHAGVDIPGAIGTPIYATADGVVSHAGRQGGYGNLVQLNHGRGIETRYGHLSKILVADNTRVHRGQLIGLMGSTGRSTGSHLHYEVRVDGRAVNPVPFLQTGEYLAAAHAQGGVGGPAK; this is translated from the coding sequence ATGGCTAACGCGTCGAACACCAATGATAATGCGAACCTCACCGAGCGGTTCCGATCTTTTTTTACCACCCGAGATTTCATTTTTCACGACGGGCGCGATCTGCGCCGGTTCAGCATTGCGGGCCGGACCCAGGCGTTTCTCGCCGGAGTCGCCACGATTACCGTCGCATTCTCGGGCTATGGCGTCGCGCAGGCGATGGTCGGCGCGATCCAGATCAGCGGCGTGACCGACATGCCGACTTCGCCCGAGGCGCAGGTTTCTCGGATGCGGGCGCAGTTTGAAGCGATGCGTGCTGATATTGCCGCCGCCAAGGAGGCGGCGAAGCTTCAGGCGGCGCGGGTTGAGCAGCGGCAGGCGCTGATTTCCGCCGTGCTTTCGGGCAAGGGCGACCGCAACGCGATCACCAGCGAAGTTCCCGCCGCGGCACCGCGCACCAGCGCCGTCGCCGACGAAGTGCTCGCACCGCTCCGCCAGGTCGAGGCGCGCCAGGTCGCGCTCGCCGGCAAGGCACGCGCCGCGGGTGAGGCCCGCTATGCCCAGACCGCCGTGCATCTCCGCCGCCTGGGCCTCGCGCCCGAGCGGTTCGCGATGGTCCAGGGCGGCATGGGCGGCCCCTATGAGCCGGTCGACAGCGACGACGCCACCGACTCCGCCAGCGCCGAAAGCGCCGACGCCCAGTTCCGCGCGCTGTTCCAGACCTGGAAGAAGCTCGACATGCTCGAGCAGACGGTGATCTCGGTCCCGTCGATGCAGCCGGTCGACAAGGTCGTCTTCACGTCGAGCTTCGGCGTCCGCTCCGACCCGTTCCGCGGCACCGCCGCGATGCACGCAGGCGTCGATATTCCGGGCGCGATCGGCACGCCGATTTACGCGACCGCCGATGGCGTCGTCAGCCATGCCGGTCGGCAGGGCGGCTATGGCAATCTGGTCCAGCTCAACCATGGCCGCGGCATCGAGACGCGCTATGGCCATCTTTCGAAGATCCTCGTCGCCGACAATACCCGCGTCCATCGCGGCCAGTTGATCGGGCTGATGGGCTCGACCGGGCGTTCGACCGGCAGCCACCTCCATTATGAAGTCCGGGTCGATGGTCGTGCGGTCAACCCGGTCCCGTTCCTGCAGACCGGCGAATATCTGGCCGCGGCGCACGCACAGGGCGGGGTGGGCGGTCCCGCCAAATAA
- a CDS encoding ferritin-like domain-containing protein codes for MPQRSVAEAVRAVLDADDPRAKTMAARFAAREWRLGRLAHRFDVAMPDRPARPAAPELLPPNRMPRRGKGGSERGRIALIHALAHIEFVAIDLAFDMIGRFGGQFGRGFTDDWMKVGADEAMHFALLDRRLRQLGSRYGAMPAHDGLWDAAAVTAHDPLARLAIVPMVLEARGLDVTPGTIERFEAAGDSVTARILARILKDEVRHVRAGTFWFESACKRDSFEPEITWRQLVTTYFRGLIKPPFNDSARFAAGLTREYYQPLAGDARV; via the coding sequence ATGCCGCAACGCAGTGTCGCCGAAGCCGTGCGGGCGGTGCTCGATGCGGACGATCCGCGCGCGAAGACGATGGCGGCGCGCTTCGCCGCGCGCGAATGGCGACTGGGGCGGCTGGCGCATCGGTTCGATGTGGCGATGCCCGATCGGCCTGCGCGACCCGCGGCGCCCGAACTGCTGCCGCCCAACCGGATGCCGCGGCGGGGCAAGGGCGGCTCCGAACGCGGACGGATCGCGCTGATCCACGCGCTCGCGCATATCGAGTTCGTCGCGATCGACCTCGCATTCGACATGATCGGGCGGTTCGGTGGCCAGTTCGGGCGCGGCTTCACCGATGACTGGATGAAGGTCGGCGCCGATGAGGCGATGCATTTCGCGCTGCTTGACCGGCGGCTGCGCCAGCTTGGCAGTCGCTATGGCGCGATGCCCGCGCATGACGGGCTGTGGGACGCCGCGGCGGTGACGGCGCACGATCCGCTCGCGCGGCTGGCAATCGTGCCGATGGTGCTCGAGGCGCGCGGGCTCGACGTGACGCCGGGCACGATCGAGCGCTTCGAAGCGGCGGGTGATTCGGTGACGGCGCGAATCCTCGCGCGGATTTTAAAGGATGAGGTGCGGCATGTCCGCGCGGGGACATTTTGGTTCGAATCGGCCTGCAAGCGCGACAGTTTCGAACCCGAAATAACCTGGCGACAGCTGGTGACCACGTATTTTCGCGGATTGATTAAGCCTCCGTTCAACGACTCGGCGCGGTTCGCAGCCGGTCTGACGCGAGAATATTATCAGCCCCTTGCGGGCGACGCGCGGGTCTGA
- a CDS encoding peroxiredoxin yields MAIEEGDKLPAVELDTPNGGKLNLADCAGRPFVLYFYPKDDTSGCTREAQDFSALLPEFEALGAQVVGVSKDPAIKHQKFIAKYDLTVSLATDTNGDAMEAFGVWVEKQLYGKRYMGIDRSTFLFAPDGRLFRAWRRVKVPGHAVDVLESVKAIPA; encoded by the coding sequence ATGGCAATCGAGGAAGGCGACAAACTCCCCGCGGTCGAGCTCGACACCCCCAATGGCGGCAAGCTGAACCTCGCCGACTGCGCCGGGCGCCCGTTCGTGCTCTATTTCTATCCCAAGGACGACACGTCGGGCTGCACCCGCGAGGCGCAGGATTTCTCGGCGCTGCTGCCCGAGTTCGAGGCGCTGGGCGCGCAGGTCGTCGGCGTGTCGAAGGACCCGGCGATCAAGCACCAGAAATTCATCGCCAAATACGACCTGACTGTGTCCCTCGCCACCGACACCAATGGCGACGCGATGGAGGCGTTCGGGGTGTGGGTGGAGAAGCAGCTATACGGCAAGCGCTATATGGGGATCGATCGCTCGACCTTCCTGTTTGCGCCTGATGGCCGGCTGTTCCGCGCATGGCGGCGGGTGAAGGTGCCCGGGCATGCGGTGGACGTGCTGGAGTCGGTCAAGGCGATTCCCGCCTGA
- a CDS encoding bifunctional [glutamine synthetase] adenylyltransferase/[glutamine synthetase]-adenylyl-L-tyrosine phosphorylase: MKAVFSAASLEGARSRAQAHAPFLALLLAREPALAENLEAALADPLAAARALSGDMPEARRLRIERRRLALLVALGDLSGQFDLTRVTGLLSDFADDAIDRAIRTAIRERTPDAEPRGFTAIALGKQGSRELNYSSDVDPILLYDPVTLPCRPREEVEDAAVRIARRMVELLQTPDGDGYVLRVDLRLRPSPEATPIALPVEAAIAYYESQALPWERAAFIRARACAGDRALGEQFLAAIRPFVWRRALDFGAIREIRDISRRIRDHYAQSQAFGPGYDLKRGRGGIREIEFFAQIHQLIHGGRDPALRAPATRDALAALAEAGWIGRGEAEALCAAYVALRTAEHRLQMVDDLQTHRLPADRAALDNVARLDGLADGEALLAGLRPHIEKVGATYDALADDGAPRLPSGGDGLQARLADAGFDNAAGAARIVAGWRGGSYPALRSPAAREALEALLPGLIDAFAHAPDSTHAITRFDAMLSRLPSAINFFRLLEAQPGLTQLLSAILCHAPTLAEQLGRRAELLDGLIDATALDPMPGIAALAAEMSICERGADYQWQLEHVRRLVGEKRFALGAQIVAGAGDPLEVSAGYARVAEAAIETLAGATVAEFARVHGRVPDSELVILALGRMGGQALTHASDLDLVYVFTGDYAAESVGPKPIGAVTYYNRLSQRVTGALSVATAAGPLYDVDTRLRPSGTQGPLAVSLDGFRRYQREEAWTWEHMALTRARPVFGSPEARAAVTAIIDEVLNGARPERDIVADAAKMRDDMAAHKPPKGPLDAKLLPGGLVDLEFAVHTLQLVHRTGFAPRLTDAIDALVAAGLMPASMRAAHDLLSRLLVTLRLVAPDAQPPDAETQALIARALGLESWDAVVASLERTRQDVQACWAAIRGG; the protein is encoded by the coding sequence ATGAAAGCAGTATTTTCTGCCGCTAGCCTCGAAGGCGCGCGATCCCGAGCCCAGGCGCATGCCCCGTTCCTGGCGCTGCTGCTGGCGCGTGAGCCGGCGCTGGCGGAGAATCTGGAGGCGGCGCTCGCCGACCCGCTCGCGGCGGCGCGGGCGCTGTCCGGGGATATGCCCGAGGCGCGGCGGTTGCGGATCGAGCGGCGCCGGCTCGCCTTGCTGGTCGCGCTCGGCGACCTGTCGGGGCAGTTCGACCTCACCCGGGTGACGGGCCTGCTCAGCGATTTTGCCGATGACGCGATCGATCGCGCGATCCGCACCGCGATCCGCGAGCGAACCCCCGATGCCGAACCGCGCGGCTTCACTGCGATCGCGCTGGGCAAGCAGGGCAGCCGCGAGCTGAACTATTCGTCCGATGTCGACCCGATCCTGCTCTACGATCCGGTCACGCTGCCCTGCCGTCCGCGTGAGGAGGTCGAGGATGCGGCGGTGCGGATCGCGCGGCGGATGGTCGAGCTGCTCCAGACGCCCGACGGCGACGGCTATGTGCTGCGCGTCGACCTGCGGCTGCGCCCGTCGCCTGAGGCAACGCCGATCGCGCTGCCGGTCGAGGCCGCGATTGCTTATTATGAATCGCAGGCGCTGCCCTGGGAACGGGCGGCGTTCATCCGCGCGCGGGCCTGTGCTGGCGATCGCGCGCTGGGCGAACAGTTCCTCGCGGCGATCCGGCCATTCGTGTGGCGCCGCGCGCTCGATTTCGGGGCGATCCGCGAGATTCGCGACATATCGCGGCGGATTCGCGATCATTATGCGCAGTCGCAGGCGTTCGGGCCGGGCTATGACCTGAAGCGCGGGCGCGGGGGAATCCGCGAGATCGAGTTCTTCGCGCAGATCCACCAGTTGATTCACGGCGGGCGCGATCCGGCGCTGCGTGCGCCCGCCACGCGCGATGCGCTGGCGGCGCTGGCGGAGGCGGGATGGATCGGGCGCGGGGAGGCGGAGGCGCTGTGCGCCGCCTATGTCGCGTTGCGGACCGCCGAGCACCGGCTCCAGATGGTCGACGACCTCCAGACGCACCGGCTTCCCGCCGATCGCGCGGCGCTCGACAATGTCGCGCGGCTGGATGGGCTGGCGGACGGGGAGGCGCTGCTCGCCGGGCTGCGCCCGCATATCGAGAAGGTGGGCGCGACCTATGATGCGCTTGCCGATGACGGCGCGCCGCGGCTGCCCTCCGGCGGCGATGGGCTTCAGGCGCGGCTGGCCGATGCCGGTTTCGACAATGCGGCGGGGGCGGCGCGGATCGTTGCGGGCTGGCGCGGGGGCAGTTATCCCGCGCTGCGCAGCCCGGCGGCGCGCGAGGCGCTGGAGGCGCTGCTCCCCGGACTGATCGACGCGTTCGCGCATGCCCCGGACAGCACGCACGCGATCACGCGCTTCGACGCGATGCTGTCGCGATTGCCGAGCGCGATCAATTTCTTCCGGCTGCTGGAGGCGCAGCCGGGGCTCACCCAATTGCTGAGCGCGATCCTGTGCCATGCGCCGACGCTGGCCGAGCAATTGGGGCGCCGCGCGGAGCTGCTCGACGGGCTGATCGACGCGACCGCGCTGGACCCGATGCCCGGCATCGCCGCGCTGGCTGCCGAGATGTCGATATGCGAGCGCGGCGCGGACTATCAGTGGCAGCTTGAGCATGTCCGCCGGCTGGTCGGGGAAAAGCGGTTTGCGCTGGGGGCGCAGATCGTCGCGGGGGCCGGCGATCCGCTGGAGGTGTCGGCGGGCTATGCGCGGGTGGCCGAAGCTGCGATCGAGACGCTGGCCGGCGCGACGGTGGCGGAGTTCGCGCGCGTCCATGGCCGGGTGCCCGACAGCGAACTGGTGATATTGGCGCTGGGCCGGATGGGCGGGCAGGCGCTTACCCACGCCTCCGATCTCGACCTCGTCTATGTCTTCACCGGCGATTATGCGGCGGAATCGGTCGGGCCGAAGCCGATCGGGGCGGTGACCTATTATAACCGGCTGAGCCAGCGCGTGACCGGCGCGCTGTCGGTCGCGACGGCCGCGGGGCCGCTCTACGACGTCGATACGCGGCTTCGCCCGTCGGGGACGCAGGGGCCGCTGGCGGTGTCGCTCGACGGTTTCCGGCGATACCAGCGCGAGGAGGCGTGGACGTGGGAGCATATGGCGCTGACCCGCGCCCGCCCGGTGTTTGGATCGCCCGAGGCGCGCGCGGCGGTGACCGCGATCATCGACGAAGTGCTGAACGGTGCGCGGCCCGAGCGCGATATCGTCGCCGATGCGGCGAAGATGCGCGACGACATGGCCGCGCACAAGCCGCCCAAGGGGCCGCTGGACGCCAAGCTGCTGCCGGGCGGGCTCGTCGACCTGGAATTCGCGGTGCATACGCTCCAGCTCGTCCACCGGACCGGCTTCGCGCCGCGGCTGACCGATGCGATCGATGCGCTGGTCGCGGCAGGGCTGATGCCCGCGTCGATGCGCGCGGCGCATGACCTGTTGTCGCGGCTGCTGGTGACGCTGCGCCTCGTCGCGCCCGATGCGCAGCCCCCCGATGCGGAGACCCAGGCGCTGATCGCGCGCGCCCTGGGGCTCGAGTCGTGGGACGCGGTGGTTGCGTCGCTGGAACGGACCCGGCAGGACGTCCAGGCATGCTGGGCCGCGATCCGCGGCGGCTGA
- a CDS encoding sigma-70 family RNA polymerase sigma factor: MTQSDQPDDRASEAEPAAYEHVSLSDPEFKKQLATVIPHLRAFGRSLSGSRDLADDLVQETLLKAWAARQRFQAGTNMRAWTFIILRNLYLSQMRRARFKGEWDDLVADRLLAAPASQDRHVELADMQRALMHLPQPQREALILVGAGGFAYEEAAEICNVAVGTIKSRVARGRVALEALMTDGQLPSRRDAPVNQDGKTALDTIMREVDDLSRDR; this comes from the coding sequence ATGACTCAGTCCGATCAACCCGACGATCGCGCGAGCGAAGCGGAGCCGGCGGCATACGAGCATGTCTCGCTTTCCGATCCGGAGTTCAAGAAGCAGCTCGCAACGGTGATCCCGCATCTGCGCGCCTTCGGGCGGTCGCTGTCGGGCAGCCGCGACCTGGCCGACGATCTCGTCCAGGAAACGCTGCTCAAGGCATGGGCGGCGCGCCAGCGGTTCCAGGCGGGCACCAATATGCGCGCCTGGACCTTCATCATCCTGCGCAACCTGTATTTGTCACAGATGCGCCGCGCGCGCTTCAAGGGCGAGTGGGACGATCTGGTCGCCGACCGGCTGCTCGCGGCACCCGCCAGCCAGGATCGCCATGTCGAACTGGCCGATATGCAGCGCGCGCTGATGCACCTGCCGCAGCCGCAGCGCGAGGCGCTGATCCTCGTCGGCGCGGGCGGCTTTGCCTATGAGGAAGCGGCGGAAATCTGCAACGTCGCGGTCGGCACGATCAAGAGCCGCGTCGCGCGTGGCCGCGTGGCGCTGGAAGCGCTGATGACCGACGGCCAATTGCCGTCGCGCCGTGATGCGCCCGTCAACCAGGACGGCAAGACCGCGCTCGACACGATCATGCGCGAAGTCGACGACCTCAGCCGCGACCGGTGA
- a CDS encoding response regulator, translating into MSLGQQLAPHLPLLRRYARALTGNQAEGDRYVRAALEAIVAAPDQFPREVDPRLGLYRTFQAIWQSTHLEEDEIAEDYPSDGEAIARKRLARLTPLSRQALLLTTVEGFSVEDAGYLIEESPHDVAKLVSEAVSEIESQTRTRVLIIEDEPLIAMDLEQIVRDLGHEVTGVAVTRDEAVALAMEDRPGLVLADIQLADDSSGIDAVKDILAEFSVPVIFITAFPERLLTGERPEPTFLITKPFQRETVKTTISQALFFDEATVPA; encoded by the coding sequence ATGTCGCTTGGACAGCAACTCGCGCCTCACCTCCCCCTGCTGCGGCGCTATGCGCGGGCGCTGACCGGCAACCAGGCCGAGGGGGACCGCTATGTTCGTGCCGCGCTGGAGGCGATCGTCGCCGCGCCGGACCAGTTCCCCCGCGAAGTCGATCCGCGTCTGGGCCTGTATCGCACCTTCCAGGCGATCTGGCAGTCGACGCATCTCGAGGAAGATGAAATCGCCGAAGATTATCCCAGCGACGGCGAGGCGATCGCCCGCAAGCGGCTCGCGCGGCTCACGCCGCTGTCGCGCCAGGCACTGCTGCTGACCACGGTCGAGGGGTTCAGCGTCGAGGATGCAGGCTATCTGATCGAGGAAAGCCCGCACGATGTCGCGAAGCTGGTGAGCGAAGCGGTGTCCGAAATCGAGAGCCAGACGCGCACCCGCGTGCTCATCATCGAGGACGAGCCGCTGATCGCGATGGACCTGGAGCAGATTGTCCGCGACCTGGGTCATGAAGTCACCGGGGTCGCCGTTACCCGCGACGAAGCCGTGGCGCTCGCGATGGAGGATCGCCCGGGCCTCGTGCTCGCCGACATCCAGCTCGCCGACGACAGCTCGGGGATCGACGCAGTCAAGGACATCCTTGCCGAGTTCAGCGTGCCGGTGATCTTCATCACTGCGTTCCCCGAGCGACTGCTGACCGGCGAGCGGCCCGAGCCGACCTTCCTGATTACCAAGCCGTTCCAGCGCGAAACCGTGAAGACGACGATCAGCCAGGCGCTGTTTTTCGACGAAGCGACCGTTCCGGCCTGA
- a CDS encoding NepR family anti-sigma factor translates to MHSDNDESKKPAKAKGGADGQRPGRSVGDALRQAYDEAVGESIPDDLLDLLKKLD, encoded by the coding sequence GTGCACTCCGATAATGACGAATCGAAGAAGCCGGCAAAGGCCAAGGGCGGTGCCGATGGGCAGCGACCGGGTCGCAGCGTCGGCGACGCACTGCGTCAGGCCTATGACGAGGCCGTTGGTGAATCCATTCCTGATGATTTGCTCGACCTGCTGAAAAAGCTCGATTAA
- a CDS encoding sensor histidine kinase, translating to METVDQEPRATGAAAALARMPTGAKVFLILVGALLPLALIALFTTLQTTRSADSEARQRVRALAEESSGIVQNVLANHVGQLRETMTALEQDPDDAPSCTRLAGTFATQGGVRFVINDASGRPLCGERVALTGAAILRPGQVTTSIVKGGMMLRIGGAAGASAVAYYPIEVLRELARPSGFVPEYGAALLDGEDRLTLRTLPRGGLLDRPEAVPSDLGIDDLQLEISMPGAPVTSPLVITTVLLVVMLIAAAAIGWFVVDILLIRPLRRLRASVGRYQPGEVIDVKRFGPMPAQEIRDLGATFRQISQTVQAHEADLAEGLVRQTKLTREVHHRVKNNLQVISSLINFHARGAKSAEASEAYASIQRRVDALAVVHRNHYAELEENRGLELRSVLGELAANIRATAPEQASGLGITLDIEPVLVTQDVAIAIAFLITEIVELAINCNPSANIRITVKGSESEPDRATLRVISPALVEDAGMEALLESRYARVMSGLARQLRTKLHHDPLVGAYEASIAITGRS from the coding sequence ATGGAAACAGTGGATCAGGAACCGCGCGCCACCGGAGCTGCGGCGGCGTTGGCGCGCATGCCGACCGGCGCAAAAGTGTTCCTGATCCTGGTCGGCGCGCTGCTCCCGCTCGCGCTGATCGCGTTGTTCACCACGCTCCAGACCACGCGCAGCGCCGACAGCGAGGCGCGCCAGCGCGTCCGCGCGCTTGCCGAGGAAAGCTCGGGCATCGTCCAGAATGTCCTGGCCAACCATGTCGGCCAGCTCCGCGAGACGATGACTGCGCTCGAGCAGGACCCCGACGACGCGCCCAGCTGCACGCGGCTTGCCGGCACGTTCGCGACGCAGGGCGGGGTCCGCTTCGTAATCAACGACGCGAGCGGGCGCCCGCTATGCGGCGAGCGCGTCGCGCTCACCGGCGCGGCGATCCTGCGGCCGGGCCAGGTCACCACCTCGATCGTCAAGGGCGGCATGATGCTGCGGATCGGCGGGGCCGCCGGCGCCAGCGCCGTCGCCTATTATCCGATCGAAGTATTGCGCGAACTCGCCCGCCCGAGCGGCTTCGTGCCCGAATATGGCGCCGCGCTGCTCGATGGCGAGGACCGGCTGACGCTGCGGACGCTGCCCCGCGGCGGCTTGCTCGACCGGCCCGAGGCTGTGCCGAGCGACCTTGGCATCGACGACCTCCAGCTCGAAATCTCGATGCCGGGCGCACCGGTCACCTCGCCTTTGGTCATCACCACGGTGTTGCTGGTCGTGATGCTGATCGCCGCCGCCGCGATCGGCTGGTTCGTCGTCGACATCCTGCTGATCCGCCCGCTGCGCCGGCTGCGCGCGAGCGTCGGGCGGTATCAGCCGGGCGAAGTCATCGACGTCAAACGCTTCGGCCCGATGCCCGCGCAGGAAATCCGCGACCTCGGCGCCACCTTCCGCCAGATCAGCCAGACCGTCCAGGCGCATGAGGCCGACCTCGCCGAAGGGCTGGTGCGCCAGACCAAGCTGACGCGCGAAGTCCATCATCGCGTGAAAAACAACCTCCAGGTCATCTCCAGCCTGATCAATTTCCATGCCCGCGGGGCCAAGAGCGCCGAGGCGAGCGAGGCCTATGCCTCGATCCAGCGCCGCGTCGACGCGCTGGCGGTCGTCCATCGCAACCATTATGCCGAACTCGAGGAAAATCGCGGGCTCGAACTGCGCTCGGTGCTGGGCGAGCTTGCCGCCAATATTCGCGCCACCGCGCCCGAACAGGCGTCGGGGCTCGGCATCACGCTCGACATCGAGCCGGTGCTGGTGACGCAGGACGTCGCGATCGCCATCGCGTTCCTCATCACCGAAATCGTCGAGCTGGCGATCAACTGCAATCCGTCCGCCAATATCCGGATCACGGTGAAGGGCAGCGAGAGCGAGCCCGATCGCGCTACGCTCCGCGTGATCTCCCCGGCTCTGGTCGAAGATGCCGGGATGGAGGCGCTGCTGGAGAGCCGGTACGCACGGGTGATGAGCGGGCTGGCGCGGCAGCTTCGCACCAAGCTCCACCACGATCCGCTGGTTGGCGCCTATGAGGCGAGCATCGCGATCACCGGCCGTTCCTGA
- a CDS encoding entericidin A/B family lipoprotein, which yields MRKIIACAALAGAILVSACNTVEGVGRDVSSAGSTVANAADESK from the coding sequence ATGCGCAAGATCATCGCATGTGCCGCGCTCGCGGGCGCGATCCTCGTTTCGGCCTGCAACACCGTCGAAGGCGTCGGCCGCGACGTTTCGTCGGCGGGCAGCACGGTCGCAAACGCAGCCGACGAATCGAAGTAA
- the tatC gene encoding twin-arginine translocase subunit TatC, which yields MSDEIDDTQAPLLDHLIELRRRLLWSVAALAGAFAVCMYFARAILSMLVAPLKAAGQVTIINTAVTGGFIVEIKVAFFAALMIAFPVIANQLWQFVSPGLYRKEKQALLPFLLATPVLFTAGACMAYFVAIPVALKFLLGFQGELAGGVQQTAMPEVNEYLKFVMQFIFGFGISFLLPVLLMLLEHAGIVTYEQLKGAWRYATVGAFALSAVLTPPDIGSQLLLAIPLVGLYFLALVAIRFTRKRRDRAAESEAEAA from the coding sequence GTGAGCGATGAAATCGACGACACCCAGGCGCCGCTGCTCGATCATCTGATCGAATTGCGCCGTCGGCTCCTATGGTCGGTCGCCGCATTGGCTGGCGCTTTCGCGGTTTGCATGTATTTTGCCCGTGCCATCCTGAGCATGCTGGTCGCACCGCTCAAGGCCGCGGGGCAGGTGACGATCATCAATACCGCCGTCACCGGCGGGTTCATCGTCGAGATCAAGGTGGCGTTCTTCGCCGCGCTGATGATCGCGTTTCCGGTCATTGCCAACCAGCTATGGCAGTTCGTCTCGCCGGGGCTGTACCGCAAGGAAAAGCAGGCGCTGCTGCCGTTCCTGCTCGCGACCCCGGTGCTGTTCACCGCGGGCGCGTGCATGGCCTATTTCGTCGCGATTCCCGTGGCGCTCAAATTCCTGCTGGGATTCCAGGGCGAGCTTGCCGGGGGCGTGCAGCAGACGGCGATGCCCGAGGTGAACGAATATCTGAAATTCGTGATGCAGTTCATCTTCGGCTTCGGAATATCGTTCCTGCTGCCGGTGCTGCTGATGCTGCTCGAGCATGCGGGCATCGTGACCTATGAGCAGCTCAAGGGCGCGTGGCGCTATGCGACCGTCGGGGCGTTCGCGCTCTCCGCGGTGCTGACTCCCCCCGATATCGGGTCGCAGCTGCTGCTGGCGATCCCGCTGGTGGGCCTGTATTTCCTCGCGCTCGTCGCGATCCGGTTCACGCGCAAGCGGCGCGACCGGGCGGCGGAATCGGAAGCCGAAGCCGCCTGA